A DNA window from Arachis hypogaea cultivar Tifrunner chromosome 18, arahy.Tifrunner.gnm2.J5K5, whole genome shotgun sequence contains the following coding sequences:
- the LOC112773203 gene encoding psbP domain-containing protein 2, chloroplastic: MALKTCFTLLHHSQHSSSRIFFSIPFFNSATCILHNEPHNNHILHFSTFFTKRKLNLALLLTTFLSSNLSNTSGALLMAQELDLELHRYTDSKEGFTLLIPSSWTKVDKAGATALFQDASMGSNNIGVVVNPVRLANLGDFGSPEFVADKLLQAERRKESTKEAELIAASERSGNGGLQIYEFEYTIDSTRGGKKRIFSAAFVTSKKLYLLNIVHSDKPENPLEPYKRMILEQVLHSFNAAA, translated from the exons ATGGCTTTGAAAACTTGCTTCACTCTTCTCCACCATTCACAACACTCTTCTTCCAGAATCTTCTTCTCAATCCCCTTTTTCAATTCTGCTACCTGCATTCTTCACAATGAACCTCACAACAACCACATCCTGCATTTCTCAACATTTTTTACTAAGAGGAAGCTCAatcttgctcttcttctcacaACTTTTCTTTCGAGCAATTTATCAAACACTAGTGGTGCATTGTTGATGGCTCAAGAGTTGGACTTGGAGCTTCACAGATACACTGATTCCAAGGAAGGTTTCACTCTTCTTATACCCTCTTCTTGGACTAAG GTTGATAAAGCTGGGGCAACTGCTCTGTTTCAAGATGCAAGTATGGGGAGCAACAACATTGGGGTTGTCGTGAACCCAGTTCGTCTTGCAAATCTTGGAGACTTTGGGAGCCCCGAGTTTGTAGCTGATAAGCTTTTACAAGCAGAAAGGCGTAAG GAAAGTACAAAGGAAGCTGAATTAATTGCAGCTTCAGAAAGATCAGGAAATGGAGGTTTGCAAATTTATGAATTTGAATATACCATTGATAGTACTCGTGGAGGAAAGAAGAGGATATTTTCTGCAGCATTTGTGACCTCAAAGAAACTCTATCTTCTTAACATTGTTCATTCTGATAAACCAGAGAATCCTCTTGAACCATATAAAAGAATGATTTTAGAGCAAGTTCTCCATTCCTTTAATGCAGCAGCTTAA
- the LOC112771451 gene encoding uncharacterized protein, with protein MQENVIENGFVEEDEHGTVKSSKVKVDPGKPAGLTWQRKLNTAGNTPLEFNVSLKEIIRLAPIGFRLWRHVREEAARGREGMMDPFAKRHVTSCHGVPLGGIGSGSIGRSYRGEFQRWQLFPVKCEDKPVLANQFSVFVSRPSGEKYSSVLCAGKPDILKENPVSGIQSWDWNLSGDKSTYHALYPRAWTIYEEPDPALRIVCRQISPIIPHNYKESSFPASVFTFVLNNFGKTTADVTLLFTWTNSVGGLSEFTGDHFNSKMVNDRVHGVLLHHKTTNERSPVTFAIAAEETEDVHISECPVFVISGAHKGISAKDMWNEIKQHGSFDRLNFAETAMPSEPGSSIGAAVAATLTIPSDAQRTVTFSLAWDCPEVKFPAGRVYNRRYTKFYGTNGDAAAKIAHDAIIGHRQWEVQIEDWQRPILEDKRLPEWYPTTLLNELYYLNSGFTIWTDGLGPVHSSASLGERKFSLDGFIYDLESPNLSPQSDTAINILERFSSIHTPTASKSAYGVNLLQEGEENIGQFLYLEGIEYPMWNTFDVHFYSSFALVMLFPKLELSVQRDFAAAVMMHDPEKRQTLVDGRMVRRKVLGAVPHDIGVNDPWFEINGYNLHNTDRWKDLNPKFVLQCYRDVVATGDKKFARAVWPAVYIAIAYMDQFDKDGDGMIENEGFPDQTYDTWSVSGVSAYSGGLWVAALQAAAALAREVGDKGSEEYFWLKFQKAKSVYEKLWNGSYFNYDSSGGSNSSSIQADQLAGQWYARACGLLPIVEEKKAKSSLQMVYDYNVMKFKGGSRGAINGMLPNGEVDMSSMQSQEIWSGVTYAVAATMIQEDMIDMAFQTANGVYEAAWSKDGLGYAFQTPEAWDINDRYRSMCYMRPLAIWAMQWALSRPNKHTWREIKVDVKDDDLSLSRYHAGFCKVARLLKTKDEKAPRSLWQLIYDSTCKRML; from the exons GCTCCAATAGGTTTTCGGCTATGGCGCCATGTCCGGGAAGAAGCAGCCAGAGGAAGG GAAGGAATGATGGACCCTTTTGCTAAGCGTCATGTGACATCTTGTCATGGTGTTCCTTTAGGTGGCATTGG TTCAGGAAGCATTGGAAGAAGTTACAGGGGTGAATTTCAACGTTGGCAACTATTCCCTGTAAAATGTGAAGATAAACCAGTTTTAGCAAATCAATTTTCA GTATTTGTTTCACGTCCAAGTGGTGAAAAATATTCGAGTGTACTATGTGCAGGGAAGCCAGATATATTAAA AGAAAACCCAGTGTCAGGAATTCAATCATGGGATTGGAATCTGAGTGGTGACAAATCCACATATCATGCATTGTACCCAAGGGCTTGGACAATATATGAAG AACCTGATCCAGCACTGAGAATAGTTTGTCGTCAGATCTCACCTATTATACCCCATAATTACAAGGAGAGTAGCTTTCCTGCATCAGTTTTCACTTTTGTG TTAAATAATTTTGGAAAAACAACAGCAGATGTCACCTTGCTTTTCACATGGACT AATTCTGTTGGAGGACTTTCTGAGTTTACTGGCGATCATTTTAATTCAAAGAT GGTGAATGACAGAGTGCATGGTGTTCTTCTACATCACAA GACTACGAATGAGCGGTCTCCTGTCACATTTGCAATTGCAGCAGAGGAGACTGAAGATGTGCATATATCAGAATGTCCTGTCTTTGTTATATCTGGTGCTCACAAGGGTATCTCGGCTAAGGATATGTGGAATGAAATTAAACAG CATGGGTCTTTTGACCGCCTGAATTTCGCTGAAACTGCCATGCCTTCAGAACCAGGATCATCAATTGGAGCAGCTGTTGCAGCAACTCTTACTATTCCTTCAGATGCTCAACGTACCGTCACATTTTCACTAGCATGGGACTGCCCTGAAGTCAAGTTTCCGGCAGGAAGGGTTTACAACAG GCGTTACACTAAATTCTATGGTACTAATGGGGATGCAGCTGCAAAGATTGCGCACGATGCTATTATCG GGCACCGGCAATGGGAGGTTCAGATTGAAGACTGGCAAAGACCAATCCTTGAAGACAAGAGACTTCCTGAGTG GTACCCTACAACCCTTTTGAATGAGCTGTACTATCTGAATTCTGGGTTCACAATTTGGACAG ATGGTTTAGGTCCGGTGCATAGTTCAGCTAGCTTAGGGGAAAGAAAATTTTCGCTGGATGGGTTCATATATGATTTAGAGAGTCCAAATTTATCGCCCCAGAGTGATACTGCTATTAACATTCTTGAAAGATTTAGCTCTATACACACtccaactgcatcaaagtcagcATATGGAGTAAATTTGCTTCAAGAAGGGGAAGAAAACATCGGTCAATTTCTTTATCTTGAAGGCATCGAGTATCCAATGTGGAATACCTTTGATGTTCATTTTTACTCATCTTTTGCACTGGTCATGCTTTTTCCAAAACTTGAACTCAGTGTCCAAAGAGACTTTGCTGCAGCAGTAATGATGCATGATCCTGAAAAAAGGCAAACTCTAGTTGATGGCCGAATGGTTCGTAGAAAGGTTCTTGGTGCTGTTCCTCATGATATTGGAGTCAATGATCCATGGTTTGAAATAAATGGCTATAATCTTCATAACACAGATAGGTGGAAAGACTTGAATCCAAAATTTGTTCTCCAGTGTTATAGGGATGTAGTTGCCACCGGAGACAAGAAGTTTGCAAGAGCTGTTTGGCCAGCTGTTTACATTGCAATTGCTTATATGGACCAATTCGACAAGGATGGCGACGGAATGATTGAGAATGAAGGCTTCCCTGATCAAACTTATGACACATGGTCTGTATCTGGTGTGAGTGCATATAGTGGTGGACTTTGGGTTGCGGCACTTCAGGCAGCTGCAGCCTTGGCACGTGAAGTTGGTGACAAGGGCTCTGAGGAGTATTTTTGGCTCAAGTTCCAGAAAGCCAAAAGTGTATATGAGAAATTATGGAATGGTTCATACTTCAATTATGATAGCAGTGGTGGGAGTAATAGTTCATCCATTCAAGCTGATCAATTAGCTGGACAATG GTATGCAAGAGCATGTGGTCTTTTGCCAATTGTTGAAGAAAAAAAAGCTAAAAGTTCGCTTCAAATGGTTTATGATTACAATGTTATGAAATTTAAGGGTGGAAGCCGCGGCGCTATAAATGGGATGTTACCTAACGGAGAAGTTGACATGTCATCGATGCAGTCGCAAGAAATATGGTCAGGGGTTACATATGCCGTAGCTGCAACAATGATCCAGGAAGACATGATTGACATGGCATTCCAAACTGCAAATGGAGTATATGAAGCTGCATGGTCCAAGGATGGACTTGG TTATGCTTTCCAAACTCCTGAAGCATGGGACATTAACGATAGATACAGATCTATGTGTTACATGCGCCCTTTAGCCATATGGGCAATGCAGTGGGCATTATCGAGACCAAATAAGCACACGTGGCGCGAGATTAAGGTTGATGTGAAGGATGATGATTTGTCTTTGTCAAGATACCATGCTGGTTTTTGCAAAGTTGCACGTCTTCTAAAGACTAAGGATGAGAAAGCACCAAGAAGTTTATGGCAGCTTATATATGATTCTACTTGCAAGAGGATGTTGTAA